From a single Salvelinus sp. IW2-2015 linkage group LG22, ASM291031v2, whole genome shotgun sequence genomic region:
- the LOC111982757 gene encoding olfactory receptor 52E8-like yields MTXAAMSSMINIIKQNSSFVRPQYFFINGFHDIPHAKFYYMFLCFAYVVAVCGNSIVMFIIFTQRHLHIPKYIGILNLAVADLGESSALIPNLIKTFLFDSQYITYEACLANMFFVFFFIALQSMTLVVLACDRFVAICLPLRYHTLLTNTSMSVMITGMWLVNVVIVGTTTVLITRLSYCKTIVIDSYFCDHGPLYRMACNDNSANSIMAKVNTVLVLHVPLVFIVLSYVCILLALFRITSWEGRVKALKTCISHLLIVALFFLPFISTYIAAVTFSLHPNARIICLSLASAIPPMLNPVIYVLNTEEIRGFLKKKVKQNTSSIIPVN; encoded by the coding sequence ATGACCTRCGCTGCAATGAGCTCCATGATAAACATCATCAAACAAAACAGCTCTTTTGTGCGTCCTCAATATTTCTTCATCAATGGCTTCCATGATATTCCTCATGCCAAATTTTACTATATGTTCTTGTGCTTTGCCTATGTAGTTGCTGTTTGTGGGAACTCCATTGTAATGTTCATAATATTCACTCAACGCCATCTTCACATCCCAAAGTATATAGGCATTTTAAACTTAGCAGTAGCTGACTTAGGTGAGAGCAGTGCACTAATTCCTAACCTGATTAAGACATTTCTTTTTGATTCACAATACATCACCTATGAAGCATGTCTGGCCAATATGTTTTTTGTGTTCTTCTTTATTGCTTTACAGTCTATGACCCTTGTTGTTCTGGCATGTGATAGGTTTGTTGCCATATGTTTGCCTCTGAGATACCACACTCTGCTCACTAACACTAGCATGTCTGTCATGATTACAGGGATGTGGCTTGTCAATGTGGTCATTGTTGGTACAACCACRGTGCTGATCACTAGACTGTCTTACTGTAAAACCATAGTTATTGACAGTTATTTCTGTGATCATGGGCCTTTGTACAGAATGGCCTGCAACGACAATTCAGCCAATTCCATCATGGCAAAAGTGAATACAGTACTAGTCCTTCATGTACCATTAGTTTTCATTGTCCTGTCTTATGTGTGTATTTTACTTGCCCTGTTTAGAATTACTAGCTGGGAGGGCCGTGTGAAGGCTCTGAAGACTTGTATATCACACCTTCTCATAGTGGCACTTTTCTTTCTTCCATTTATATCCACCTACATTGCTGCAGTGACCTTCTCTCTTCACCCCAATGCCAGGATTATCTGTTTGTCTCTTGCTTCAGCTATCCCTCCCATGCTCAATCCAGTCATTTATGTTTTGAATACTGAGGAAATCAGAGGGTTTTTGAAGAAAAAGGTCAAACAAAACACCTCTAGCATAATACCAGTAAATTGA